A portion of the Gossypium arboreum isolate Shixiya-1 chromosome 8, ASM2569848v2, whole genome shotgun sequence genome contains these proteins:
- the LOC108479818 gene encoding uncharacterized protein LOC108479818: MVQLMRSGTPTAEPEACRDKAPVKLEIVEDSLEEEHGPVNKRSKLSPNLQQWSSDGNAFPIPPAQYNPLDEPSPLGLKLRKSPSLLDLIQMRLSQSQSGSSAAQAESLNSGVKKESKAVAATDKLKASNFPASILRIGHWEYKSRYEGDLVAKCYFAKHKLVWEVLEGGLKSKIEIQWSDIMGLKANCPDNGPGTLNVVLARQPLFFRETNPQPRKHTLWQTTSDFTDGQASIHRQHFLQCPQGLLNKHFEKLVQCDMRLNCLSRQPEIILDSPYFESRSSVFEDPSEPKGHDYGQGETGKGSTSSGFQNIASPVAAHSSSLEIEKGDSAAITSENMSREAPSPSSGSGVCEAVDSKGPRNWDQIKVPGLHPSMSMSDLMNHIGHRLSEHMTSENPSSENRPDCQEMLEDIAQYLLSDTQFTTASDEKSLMSRVNSLCCLLQKDNTTGTSSQANGENYDGGDDGKDVQLNRGHGFEFNITGKDDVKAFEGETKEVSSSRQAPGMSRKDSFSELLLHLPRIASLPKFLFNISEEDGERQAR; the protein is encoded by the exons ATGGTGCAGTTGATGAGATCGGGAACTCCTACGGCGGAACCCGAAGCGTGCCGGGACAAGGCGCCGGTGAAATTGGAGATCGTAGAGGATTCATTAGAGGAAGAACATGGCCCTGTTAATAAACGATCCAAActttctccaaatcttcaacag TGGAGCTCCGATGGCAATGCTTTCCCGATCCCGCCAGCGCAATACAACCCGTTGGATGAGCCGAGTCCACTTGGTTTGAAGCTAAGGAAGAGTCCTTCACTTTTGGATTTGATCCAAATGCGCCTCTCTCAATCCCAAAGCGGTAGCTCAGCCGCCCAAGCTGAGAGCTTGAACTCTGGTGTCAAAAAGGAGAGTAAAGCTGTTGCCGCTACCGATAAGCTTAAAGCCTCAAATTTTCCAGCTTCCATTCTTCGAATCGGCCACTGGGAG TATAAGTCGAGGTATGAAGGTGATTTAGTGGCCAAGTGTTATTTTGCAAAGCATAAGCTTGTCTGGGAGGTGTTGGAAGGTGGGCTTAAGAGTAAGATTGAAATACAGTGGTCGGATATTATGGGTCTTAAGGCAAATTGTCCTGATAATGGACCCGGGACTTTGAATGTTGTG CTGGCTAGACAGCCCCTTTTCTTCCGGGAGACTAATCCGCAGCCTAGAAAACACACCTTATGGCAGACAACTTCAGATTTTACTGATGGTCAAGCTAGCATACATAG GCAACATTTTCTGCAGTGTCCCCAAGGGTTGTTAAACAAACATTTTGAAAAACTGGTCCAATGTGATATGCGTTTGAACTGTTTAAGCAGACAGCCAGAGATAATTTTGGATTCACCGTACTTTGAATCACGAAGTTCTGTTTTTGAGGATCCCAGTGAACCTAAAGGGCATGACTATGGCCAAGGGGAGACTGGTAAAGGATCTACTAGCTCTGGCTTCCAGAATATAGCATCACCTGTTGCAGCTCACTCCTCGTCTTTGGAGATTGAGAAAGGGGATTCTGCTGCCATAACCTCGGAAAATATGTCTAGGGAGGCTCCATCTCCCAGTTCAG GAAGCGGAGTTTGTGAAGCAGTGGATTCAAAGGGGCCTAGAAATTGGGACCAGATAAAAGTGCCGGGACTTCACCCTTCTATGTCCATGAGTGATCTTATGAACCACATTGGACACCGTCTTTCAGAACACATGACCTCCGAAAATCCATCCTCTGAAAATAGACCAGACTGCCAGGAAATGCTGGAGGATATTGCACAATACCTTCTTAGTGACACTCAATTTACAACAGCCTCTGATGAGAAATCCCTCATGTCAAGGGTGAATTCTCTGTGTTGTCTTTTGCAAAAGGACAATACAACAGGCACAAGCTCACAGGCAAATGGAGAAAATTATGATGGAGGTGATGATGGAAAAGATGTTCAGCTAAACAGAGGTCATGGGTTTGAGTTTAATATTACGGGCAAGGATGATGTGAAGGCTTTTGAAGGGGAAACAAAGGAAGTGTCTAGTAGCAGGCAGGCGCCAGGCATGTCAAGAAAAGACTCGTTTAGTGAGTTGCTGCTTCATCTTCCCCGAATTGCATCGCTCCCCAAGTTCTTGTTTAACATTTCAGAAGAAGATGGAGAGAGACAAGCTAGATAA